The genomic stretch CGGACCACGCAAGACCCTTAAAATTTTGTCCGGCACCCGATTTCAATGGATTGCGTACAACACCCAGACCAAGGAGTTTATGGGAACCGGAGGCGGCACATACTCAACCGTCAACGGAAAGTATACAGAAAACATTGGCTTTTTCTCACGCGACGATTCAAGGGTCGGGGCGAGCTTACAGTTCGATTATACGTTAAAAAACGGAGATTGGCACCATTCGGGCTTGAGCAGCAAAGGAGACCCTATTTACGAGGTCTGGAGCAAAAGAGTACAATAAACTATGTTGTTTTTATAGTTTTAATTACGCTGCCCATATAGGAATCGCATCGATTTTTTTAGTATTTTTCTTATACATTAACCATTAATTTCTGTAAAAATGAAAACCTCGATCATCCTCTTTTTTGCCGTAATTGTACTGGCAGAATCCTGTGGCGGGCCAAAATCAAGCGAAGAAGCCTTGTACGGCACTACTTGGGAACTGGAATATATTTCTGGGCCACGCATTGCTTTTGACGGTCTTTTCCCAGAAAAAAAACCACAGATCACTTTTGATAAAGAATCGGGTAAAGTATCCGGAACAGACAGTTGCAACGGCTACTCTGCGGATTACGAACTGGCCGAAAACACCATCGTTTTTGGGGATCCGGGCCCCACTACCATGATGTTCTGTGGTGGCAGCGAACGCCAATTTCTTGAAATGATGAAAAAAATAGACGGCTATTCCGTCGAAGATGGCAAACTCAATCTGTTGGTGGGCGAAGTCCCAATGATGCGATTTAAAAAAGTTGAACCATGAAAAGAGTCCTTTCCCTAGTTGTTCTTATGCTGATTTTCTCAAATTGTGTGGAGAAGAAAAAACAAGAGCCGGCCGATGCATCAGAAGAAATTGCGACCGACTCCGTTCAAGTGGAAGAAAAAAGAACCATTGAGCCCATTACCATGAAAATTGACGGCAGTTATTTTAAGGCCACGGGAACCGAACCTTTTTGGGGAATCAAGCTTTTTAATGATAAAATAGAGCTTCAAACCATGGAGGACACCATAAGTGTCCCTCCATCGGAAGCCATTAAAGCGCAAGATGCCAACATCAAAATGTTTCGAACCGTGACGGAGGCCGCTCAAATGGACGTTATTATTTCCCATAAGGAATGTACCAATGCCATGTCGGGCGAAGTGTTTCCCTACACCGTAACCGTTTCGTATAAAAATACAGGCAGTGGAGAAACCACAGTTTACGAAGGCTGCGGGTCATATATTACCGATTATAGGCTTCATGATATTTGGGTGTTGGAAGAAATGAAAGGGGTTTCGATCTCCAAAGATGACTTTGATGGCCGTGATGTTCCCAATATGGAAGTGAACATCAACAATAACAGGTTTTCTGGTTTTTCGGGATGCAATCGTATGACAGGAAGCCTTTTCTACGAACAGGATATCCTTCGCTTTACACAAATTGCCTCAACAAGAATGGCTTGTCCCAATATGGACAAAGAGTCCGAATTTTTATCCAATTTGCAGGCCAGCACACAATACAAAGTGGAAAATAACAGACTTTACCTTTCCAATGGGTCGGAAGAAAAATTGCTTGTATTCAAGAAAATAGATTGATCATGAAAAAAACAATAGTTGCCTTACTCCTTACCATAGCTTTTGTAAGCTGCAATTCAAAAGAAAAAAAGGAAGAGGAGGAAACCATGGTAGAACCCAAAAAAGAAGTGGATGTGGAAACAACTTCGGCACCCAACTTGGAGGTTGGATGCTATTCCTACAATGATAACGGCAATAAAGTTGTACTAGAGATCACCCAAATAAATGATTCCATCGTGGGCACACTTAATTATGCGTTCAAAGAAAAGGATGCAAACACAGGTTATTTTTCGGGCGTATTAAAAGACAGCGTGCTTATCGGAGACTATACATTCATGTCCGAGGGAACGGAAAGCTCACGCGAAGTCGCTTTTTTGGTCAAAGAAAATCAGCTTATTGAAGGATTTGGCGAATTGGACGAAAAGGGTACAGGTTTCAAGGACAAAAAGAACATAAGTTTTACTTCTTCCATGCCCTTGTCCAAATCCGAATGCGTAGAATAATAGGTTTCAAAAAAACGTGTTACATTTTGGGCTGTAAATTTTTAAGACCATGAAAACAAGAGCACTATTTATATTCGCTTTTCTGTTCATTTTAAGCAGCAAGGCCCAAACAGCATCCGATTTGACCATTGTTTTTGAAGGACAGGCCAAAGTAAACGTGCTTAAAAGTGAGAGAAGTGCCATAAAATCTTTTTTTGGCTCTGCCCTAGGGCGAAAAATTGAATCCGAGGAAGATGCCGACCTTATCTTTTTTGACGGGGGCGGATTTGTAAAGTTTGTGTACCGTCCCAAAACCGAAGTGTTGGATGCATCCCAATTTCCCAAATCCATGCAATTGGCATTCTTGGTGCCATCATCCGAGTATGGGGCCGTGGTAAGCACCATTAAAGATTTTGGGGCAGCGCCCTTGTTGCCCGATCTTGAAAAATATAAAGACCATTCCAAGTTCTACTATTTTCATGCGCCCGGGGGGCAAGTGTTCCGTGTTGTTAACTCAGTTTCCACGTTTCCCAAAAACGGGGAAGGCTATGTCTACGATGCCGAAAAAGCATCAAAATACGGAGCTGATGATTACGGCATGAAGAAATACATATTTGCTTTTTTAAAGCGGGGGCCCAATCGTGACCTTCCAAAAGAAGAGGCCGCAGAATTACAAAATGCCCATTTGCAAAACATTATGCGCCTGGCAGAAGAAGGAAAGTTGATTCTTGCCGGCCCCTTTTTCGGGAACGATGACCTACGTGGCATCTATATTTTTGATGTGGAAACCTTGGAAGAGGCCAAATCCCTTACCGAAACCGACCCAGCCATTAAAGCGGGAAGCCTTGTTATGGAACTCAAAGAATGGTATGGGTCCGCGGCACTTATGGAGGTTGCAAAAATTGGAATGACGCTTCAGAAAAAATCAATTACAGACTAAAGTTCCAAAATGAAGAAACTACCCTATTTTTTAATCGTATTTATTTTTATGCTCAATACTATCAAGGCACAAGAATCTGATTTACCTTATAAGGAAATACCCCCATATCCCACCGATTATGCCTCGGGCAATCTGGTGGCCAGAATGATTGACGGGTTGGGCTATCGCTATTATTGGGCCACTGAAGGGTTGACTGAACAGGATCTCGGCCATAAACCTTCCGAAGAGGGACGATCTGCAATGCAAACCCTCGACCATATTTATAGTTTATCCCATTCCATTTTAATGACCAACAAGGGGGAACACATCATCCGAGAAGATGATTCTCCGGACTATTCTTTTGATGAACTACGAAAAATGACCTTAGAAAACTTCAAAGAAGCAAGCGATTTGGTTTTGGGCAAGGATATCGAAGATTTGGAACAACTGACCATTGTGTTTCAACAGGGCGAAAACCAATCAGAATTTCCCTATTGGAACATGATCAATGGTATGATTACGGATTGCATCCATCATACCGGTCAAATTGTTTTGATGCGCCGGTCCAGCGGCAATCCACAAAATCCCAACGTAAATGTGTTCTTGGGCAAAACCAAGGAATAGGGCTTAACCTTAATCCGTCACAACCTTATAGGTCGGGTCTTCCAATACGTTTACCTCGATAATATCGTCGGCATTGGCCAACAAACGTCTGCAGTCGCGGCTCAAGTGCTTTAAGTGTACTTTTTTGCCCACTTTTCGGTAGCGCTCCGTGATTTTGTTCACGGCCTCAATGGCGGACATATCCACCAACCTGCTTTCTTTAAAATCGATCACCACTTCTTCGGGGTCGTTGAGCACATCGAACTTTTCGGCAAATAAGGTGGTACTTCCAAAGAATAAAGGACCATAGATTTCATAATGCTTTACGCCTTCATCATCAATGCTTTTTCTGGCACGGATGCGCTTTGCGTTGTCCCAAGCAAATACCAAAGCTGAAATTATCACTCCCACCAACACGGCCAAGGCCAAATTGTGAAGGAACACGGTCACCAAGGTAACCAATACCATTACCAAGACATCGGATTTTGGCATTCTGCGGAAAGTTTTCAGGCTCGCCCATTCAAAAGTTCCCAATGCCACCATTATCATAAGTCCCGTTAGTGCGGCCATTGGTACTTTTTCAATCAATCCAGAACCAAACATGATGAACACCAACAACATTAAAGCGGCAAAAATTCCAGAAAGTCTAGCTCTTGCACCATTGGAAGTGTTGATCAAACTCTGCCCGATCATGGCACAACCACCCATGCCCGAGAAAAATCCAGAGAGAATGTTCGCGGTTCCCTGAGCAACGGCTTCTTTATTGCCACGACCACGGGTTTCGGTAATCTCATCCACAATATTGAGGGTCAATAAACTCTCAATAAGACCGACGCCCGCCATAATTGCGGCAAATGGGAAGATAATCTGCAAAGTTTCCCAAGTAAAAGGAAGGTCGGGAATATGAAAGGGAGGAAATGTTCCTTGAATGGAAGCGATATCCCCAATGGTCCGGGTATCCAATCCAAAGAAAAATACAATCCCGAATACCAAAAGAATGGCTGCCAAAGAGGCGGGAACTACTTTTGTTAGCTTGGGCAATCCCCAGATCACGAGCATAGTCAACAGCACCAATCCCAAGAAAATATAAAGTGTACTTCCGCTCAACCATTCGCCATCCACGGTTTGGAACTGGCTCATCTGTGACATGAATATGATTACCGCCAATCCATTAACAAAACCAAAAATTACGGGGTGGGGCACCAAACGCATCAACTTACCGAGCCGCAATAAGCCTGCTATCATCTGTAAAATTCCAGCTAGAATCACAGTGGCAAAAACATATTCGACCCCGTATTGCTGTGCCAATGTAACGATGACCACCGCCACGGCTCCCGTAGCTCCAGAGATCATTCCAGGTCGACCGCCCAATATCGAGGTGACCAATCCCATGACAAAGGCTGCGTACAATCCAGTTAAAGGGGAAAGACCTGCAATAAAGGCAAATGCAATGGCTTCGGGGACCAGGGCAAGCGCAACGGTCAAGCCCGATAAAATTTCCGTGCGATAGTTTACTTTTTGTGAAAAATCGAAAAGATTGAGGTACTTTTTCATGGCTTCCTTCTTGAAGCGGGCAAAAGTAACATTATTAAATGCAAGACCCTAATCGGACAAAAATTTTTAAAGATTTGATAATCCAACAGTTAGTCAGTGCCAATACCTTTTCCCAAGCGGACTTAATTTAGCGGTTTCGTATTGGGTTGGTTCCAATGATGCGTACCCCGATTATCTTTCTATAAAAAAGAACCGCCCCGAACTCAATAGAGCGGGGCGATTCTTAACTAAATAACCAACCAAAAAAACTGTTTGTATAGTCGAACAAAGTTGTTCTTCCTTACATATTTCGTTGACGGGCAACGTCCATTACAGGGTTGTTGGTCTTTGAACGTTTTTTACCTGTTCCGTCACTAGATTTCAAATATTGAATGTATCCTCTTCCTGTAAATTCATATACCGTTCCGCTGGATACATGGTACAACTCTATAGTACTATCATTGATAACGTACAACTCAAAATAATCATTGCCCAAATAGTCATAATCCAGTGTTAAAGTTTTCAAGGAAGCGTCATTGGCCACATCATATACTTCGTAATCACCTTCATAATCCCATTGTAGGTTGGACAATGGTATGCCCTGGGCATCTACAGAAGACCTGAAATATCCATTCCCATCATCAAAAAACTGTAGGTAGTTTTCCTCATCAAACTCGTTCAATGCCCCTACTTCGCTGGTATAGGTCTTCTCCCAAACTTGATATTCCTGTAAAAAGTAGTGGATGTTGTCGTAGAACACCATATCGTAATCGAAGTTGTTTCTTTGATAGCCCTCCAATATATAGGAAGTATCCGAACGGGAATCGTAGATTTCCAAAGTATCATAATCCAAAGCGAACACTTCCAATAACCATAGTCCATCCACATCGTGGTCTATTTCCACCTGACCGCTGTAGGTGGCATAGGCACCGACATCTATTCCCAATCCGTTGCCGGTTTTCCCCAATCCTGAAAGGTTGTTGTTGGCATAAACGATTCCCCTATCAAAAGAAATGGTAAAGGCTCGTTGTAAAAATGGAACCTCTCCGTTTCCACGGGTTTCGTTGATGTCCACATACCAAAGGTCGTGCGATTCCAAGACCAAGGCGGTATTGATGGGTGGTTCGGTGATCAAATCATCTTCCACAATAACCTCGGTATAGCAAGAACTGGCCAATAGGCCAATGAATAAAATTCCAAAGAGTAGTTTTCTATTTTTCATAATCGAGGTTTTAAAGTTCTCTTTACGTAAACCAAGCACTGTGCCAAAATTTTTAACCGATTGATAATCAATAAATAATAAGCTGAAGGATTTATTTTTTAGCTTTACACACTAATTTGGATGCATGAAAGACAAACTTACGTTTGGAGTTTTTGGTGGAGGAAGTTGGGGAACGGCCATTGTAAAGATGTTGACCGAAAATTTAGATGAGGTCAATTGGTATATGCGGAGCGATTCTGCCATTCGTCACATTAAAAAAGAATGGCACAATCCCAACTATTTGAGTTCCGTGGAGTTTGATGTGGACCAACTGAAAATGAGCTTTGACATCAATGAGGTTGTGGAAGCATCCGACGTGCTCATTTTTGCCATCCCTTCTGCTTTTTTGGATAGGGAACTTAAGCAGTTGACGGCTTCACTCAAGGATAAAATCATTTTTTCGGCCATTAAGGGGATTGTTCCGGAAAGCGGACGGATCGTCGGGGAACATTTTAATGAGAAATACGACATCCCTTTTGAGAACATAGGTGTGATCACGGGACCTTGCCATGCGGAAGAGGTGGCCTTGGAACGCCTATCATATCTAACCATTGCCTGTGCGGATGCCGACAAGGCGAAAATGGTGGCGAAACACCTAAAGAGCGATTATATCCGTACCAAAATATCGGATGACATCATCGGGACCGAATACGCGGCCATGTTGAAGAACATTTATGCCATTGCCGCAGGTATTGCGCATGGACTCGGCTACGGGGATAACTTCCAAAGTGTGCTGATGAGCAACGCCATCCGGGAAATGAAACGGTTTATTGATCGTGTGTACAAAATGAAGCGCAACATCAATGCTTCTGCCTATTTGGGCGATTTGTTGGTAACGGGCTATTCCGTTTTTAGCAGAAACCGTATGTTCGGGAATATGATCGGAAAGGGCTACACCGTAAAAAGCGCTATGATGGAAATGAACATGGTGGCCGAAGGCTATTATGCGACCCAAAGTGCCCATAATCTTATGGAGAAGCTGCAAAAAAAGTCCAAAACACCCATTATCAATGCGGTGTACCAAGTGCTCTATAAAAACAAAGACCCGAAAAAGATTTTTGAGAAACTGACGGAGAAGTTGGATTGATTTCGCATTCAGAGCTTTAAAAGATTGAAACTGTAGCTTATAAATGGTAGGATAAAAGTCGTTTTCTCATCAAAATACTTAGTATTTCGCGATATGTATATACCCAACATTATTTTAGACCTGCCTTTTCCATAACCAACGAAAATTTTGTTTGCGCTGAAATTATAATTGTCCAAAGAGGAATTTGAACCTACAATCTCTCCTTCTTCATTTAAAATTGATTCTGTTCTTACATACTCACTATTTCGGTTGAGCAAGCTAAGGCCGGCACCGACCAATAATTCGCCTTTTTGGAATACTTGAAAGTGATAGTTCAAGTTAAAATGATAGCCGAACATCAGCCCACGCTCTGTTTCTGAAGCTGTATTATCGATACGAGTTGTTATAAGGTCATAACGAAAAGAGGTTTTGAATCCTGCACTAAAATTTTGAGTAAAATAATAATCGAACCCTAAATTAAGTGCAGGGCCGGAATTTTGTAAATCGGGATTAATAAAGTTTTTGGCCTGGGCCTGATCTCCTGATTTGTAAATGGGGGTAATTCTATATTCAGCACCAAGGTTTAAAAAGAAATTTTTCGCTCTTGAGTTATCTTGGGCTGCAAGATATAGTGGCAGTAAAAATAGGAATAAAAGTATGTGCATTTTCATTTTAAAAATGATTTATCTAATAGGAAGGACTAAAATGATATTCTATAACAGAATTTTTAATAACATTCCCAAAACCATTTAAAACGAAAAAATTGTCATATTCAAAAATATTACTGGCCTGTACCTTTGCTGAAATGTATTTTTGATTGTAGGATCTATAACTAATCACAGCACTAGTTCCATCCGGACGATTAAAATAAACGGATTTCAACGGTGCAGGAAACCCGTCATATTCATAAATTATATATGATATGAATGTACTTGAGGATTCACTTTTATTCATAATATGTTTATTAATGGTCTTAAAAACCCCATTATTTACATCACTATTAGAAAATTTACCTAATTTATATTCAGGGTTATTTCGAATTTGAGCCCCATCTATTGTCACCCTATCCCCCCAGTAATATCCCAGGGGATAAAAAAAATACACATTATCAGACATGGCATACCCATAAATATGCACATCTGCTTTTTCCAACCATGATTCCTTTTTATCCTTAATCTTTATTTTTTCAATTTGCAAATCTTTGGGTATATGACTTCCACTACCAGAAGATCCACCGCCTGAAGAACTCCCTTCTCCCCCTTCAAACCCTTCTTCAGCGATAGGGTCTGGCAACATATATTCTTGATCTTCTGGAGATATTCCGAGCACATAAACATCATTTTCTAAAGCTTCTGGTTTAGGGTTAGGGCCAAAAACATCCTCTTCCAACAACTTCCGATATTTTAATTCCAACTGTCCAGCAGCATCCAGTTTGTATCCCTGCACGATTTCTTTCTCTTTATCTGGGTCGTAACTATTAATCAGAAAGAAAGGTTTGCTTTCCCTTCCTTCTTTAATTTTATACACATATGGATGCCATGATTCTCCATCCAAATCGATAAAAGCGTTTAAGGAAAATTGAATGCTATCATTTATTTCTCTTTTCCCTTTACCCTTTAATGTTTTACCCAGTAAATCCTTAAAATATGAAGCTCCCATATGACCCTTTTTGCTCGACTTAGTAATTTCCTGTTCATCAAAATCTGGGTTGGATTGAAGTACTTCTTCCATTAAAAAAGTAAGGTGATAATTCTTATAGGCTAATTTTTCCTTTAACTCCGCCTTTTCAATACCCACTTTATCAAAGAGCAAAGAAGTAAGTTGACTTTCCTCAAAAGACATGTTTTGTTCTTCTTCATTTTCACATGAACTCAATAGTATTGCCAAAGCTAAAATTACAGTTGGAAAAAAGGCATTTCGATGTACTAAGGGGTTTATTTTATAGAATTGCATTAAGTAGGTGTTTTTAAGTTAATAGAGTCAAGATTGGTGTCAAGCTATGTAAAAATTATCTTTCAAAGCCCTCTAAATCAATGGATGCCCCTTTTGGGTTGACGTATGGTGGTTTTAAATTGACGGATGGGTAATTCTGAGATTTTTTCAAAAGAAAAATCGTGTCGAGAACTGGAAATCGACAAAATCCCACGGATTTACCTCGAATTATCAGGACTTGAAAAGAAAAGAATATAAATAGGTTGGATTAATCCCTTTCCAAAGAAAAATCGGAATGTTCCTTTAATTGCGTATCCAATTCCTGGGAAAAGGCTTCCATTTCTTCTTTGGAGTAGTTGTACGCCTTCTGGAACTCCTCGAAAACTGGGGCTTTGTATTTTCGGACACTATGAATGTCGAAATAAAGTCGGCCCGTTCTTCGAATAAAAAAGTCCAATGGGTTCAACGCCATTTCGTGGGCTATGGTAAATTGAGCCTCGGCCCTTATCATTCTTTCTTTGGGTTTGTCGCCTTTTATTTTCGCATACAGTTCTAAAATAGATTCCGTTTGCTTGCCGTAGGTGGTCACCAAATACCACGCATCATACTTGCTAAATTCATCTGTTTGCAGCTGTTCTTGAAGGTCGGAAATATATTTTTTGACGTGCTTGAACTTTTTAAAGTCGTTTCCACAAAGTGGAATCTTGTCCGTGGTGCAATGTCCCAGTTTGGCATTGTGGTCTTCCTCCATTTTTTTGGCGATTCGGTTCACAGTTCGCTCCGCCATTTTTCGGTATCCCGTCAGCTTTCCGCCCGCAATGCTTACCAAACCGGTATCGGAAGTAAAAATTTCATCCTTTCGGGATAGTTCGGAGGCAGATTTGCCTTCTTCATGAATCAAAGGTCGCAGTCCGGCCCAAGAGGAAATGATATCGTCCAGCTCCAATTCAATGTCAGGAAACATATTGTTGACCGCCGATATCAGATAAATGGCATCGGCCAATTCCGTGGTCACATGGTCCTTATCGGAATTGTAATTGGTATCGGTGGTGCCAATATAGGTGACCTTTCCACGTGGAATGGCAAACATCATCCTGCCATCGGGAATGTCAAAATAAACGGATTGCTTCACGGGCAATTTTTCCTTTGGAAACACCAAATGTACCCCCTTGGTCAAATGCAATTGCTTGCCTTTTTTGGATTGATTGACACTCCTGAGTTCATCCACCCAAGGCCCAGCGGCATTAATCACATATTTTGATGACACACTGTATTCATCTCCAAACACCTCGTCCGAAAACTTGACCCCTGCTACTTTTTCATCCTCATAAACAAAATCCGTTACCTTGGTGTAATTGAATATCTGAGTTCCAAACTGAAGACTGGTCTTTATGTTTTCCAAGGTCAATCGGGCATCATCGGTTCGGTATTCGGCATAATAACCAGCTCCGTTGAGTATCTTTTTGGGCAAAAGGGGCTCTAACTTCAAAGCTTCCTTTTTCTCCAGCATCTGTCGTTTATCTTCCCCTGAAACTTGTGCCAAAATATCGTAGACCTTCAAGCCTATAGATGTCAGCCATTTTCCATAGGAACCTCCCTCAATAAGTGGAAGCAACATTTTTTCGGGAAGTACTAAATGCGGAGCCAATTTATGTACGATGGCTCTTTCCGAACCCACTTCCTTCACCAACCAAAAATCGAACTGTTTTAGGTAGCGTAGCCCTCCGTGTATCAGCTTGGTGGATTTACTGCTGGTGCCGGAAGCAAAATCGCCCTTTTCGAGCAACAACACCTTCATTCCGCGAGAAGATGCATCCAAGGCAA from Flagellimonas oceani encodes the following:
- a CDS encoding YciI family protein, which gives rise to MKTRALFIFAFLFILSSKAQTASDLTIVFEGQAKVNVLKSERSAIKSFFGSALGRKIESEEDADLIFFDGGGFVKFVYRPKTEVLDASQFPKSMQLAFLVPSSEYGAVVSTIKDFGAAPLLPDLEKYKDHSKFYYFHAPGGQVFRVVNSVSTFPKNGEGYVYDAEKASKYGADDYGMKKYIFAFLKRGPNRDLPKEEAAELQNAHLQNIMRLAEEGKLILAGPFFGNDDLRGIYIFDVETLEEAKSLTETDPAIKAGSLVMELKEWYGSAALMEVAKIGMTLQKKSITD
- a CDS encoding META domain-containing protein: MKRVLSLVVLMLIFSNCVEKKKQEPADASEEIATDSVQVEEKRTIEPITMKIDGSYFKATGTEPFWGIKLFNDKIELQTMEDTISVPPSEAIKAQDANIKMFRTVTEAAQMDVIISHKECTNAMSGEVFPYTVTVSYKNTGSGETTVYEGCGSYITDYRLHDIWVLEEMKGVSISKDDFDGRDVPNMEVNINNNRFSGFSGCNRMTGSLFYEQDILRFTQIASTRMACPNMDKESEFLSNLQASTQYKVENNRLYLSNGSEEKLLVFKKID
- a CDS encoding SulP family inorganic anion transporter; amino-acid sequence: MKKYLNLFDFSQKVNYRTEILSGLTVALALVPEAIAFAFIAGLSPLTGLYAAFVMGLVTSILGGRPGMISGATGAVAVVIVTLAQQYGVEYVFATVILAGILQMIAGLLRLGKLMRLVPHPVIFGFVNGLAVIIFMSQMSQFQTVDGEWLSGSTLYIFLGLVLLTMLVIWGLPKLTKVVPASLAAILLVFGIVFFFGLDTRTIGDIASIQGTFPPFHIPDLPFTWETLQIIFPFAAIMAGVGLIESLLTLNIVDEITETRGRGNKEAVAQGTANILSGFFSGMGGCAMIGQSLINTSNGARARLSGIFAALMLLVFIMFGSGLIEKVPMAALTGLMIMVALGTFEWASLKTFRRMPKSDVLVMVLVTLVTVFLHNLALAVLVGVIISALVFAWDNAKRIRARKSIDDEGVKHYEIYGPLFFGSTTLFAEKFDVLNDPEEVVIDFKESRLVDMSAIEAVNKITERYRKVGKKVHLKHLSRDCRRLLANADDIIEVNVLEDPTYKVVTD
- a CDS encoding NAD(P)H-dependent glycerol-3-phosphate dehydrogenase; the protein is MKDKLTFGVFGGGSWGTAIVKMLTENLDEVNWYMRSDSAIRHIKKEWHNPNYLSSVEFDVDQLKMSFDINEVVEASDVLIFAIPSAFLDRELKQLTASLKDKIIFSAIKGIVPESGRIVGEHFNEKYDIPFENIGVITGPCHAEEVALERLSYLTIACADADKAKMVAKHLKSDYIRTKISDDIIGTEYAAMLKNIYAIAAGIAHGLGYGDNFQSVLMSNAIREMKRFIDRVYKMKRNINASAYLGDLLVTGYSVFSRNRMFGNMIGKGYTVKSAMMEMNMVAEGYYATQSAHNLMEKLQKKSKTPIINAVYQVLYKNKDPKKIFEKLTEKLD
- a CDS encoding nicotinic acid mononucleotide adenyltransferase, translating into MKNRKLLFGILFIGLLASSCYTEVIVEDDLITEPPINTALVLESHDLWYVDINETRGNGEVPFLQRAFTISFDRGIVYANNNLSGLGKTGNGLGIDVGAYATYSGQVEIDHDVDGLWLLEVFALDYDTLEIYDSRSDTSYILEGYQRNNFDYDMVFYDNIHYFLQEYQVWEKTYTSEVGALNEFDEENYLQFFDDGNGYFRSSVDAQGIPLSNLQWDYEGDYEVYDVANDASLKTLTLDYDYLGNDYFELYVINDSTIELYHVSSGTVYEFTGRGYIQYLKSSDGTGKKRSKTNNPVMDVARQRNM
- a CDS encoding DinB family protein, translating into MKKLPYFLIVFIFMLNTIKAQESDLPYKEIPPYPTDYASGNLVARMIDGLGYRYYWATEGLTEQDLGHKPSEEGRSAMQTLDHIYSLSHSILMTNKGEHIIREDDSPDYSFDELRKMTLENFKEASDLVLGKDIEDLEQLTIVFQQGENQSEFPYWNMINGMITDCIHHTGQIVLMRRSSGNPQNPNVNVFLGKTKE
- a CDS encoding glycerol-3-phosphate dehydrogenase/oxidase; amino-acid sequence: MGENIAFSNIDRKDKLQTAADTTYDLVVIGGGITGAGIALDASSRGMKVLLLEKGDFASGTSSKSTKLIHGGLRYLKQFDFWLVKEVGSERAIVHKLAPHLVLPEKMLLPLIEGGSYGKWLTSIGLKVYDILAQVSGEDKRQMLEKKEALKLEPLLPKKILNGAGYYAEYRTDDARLTLENIKTSLQFGTQIFNYTKVTDFVYEDEKVAGVKFSDEVFGDEYSVSSKYVINAAGPWVDELRSVNQSKKGKQLHLTKGVHLVFPKEKLPVKQSVYFDIPDGRMMFAIPRGKVTYIGTTDTNYNSDKDHVTTELADAIYLISAVNNMFPDIELELDDIISSWAGLRPLIHEEGKSASELSRKDEIFTSDTGLVSIAGGKLTGYRKMAERTVNRIAKKMEEDHNAKLGHCTTDKIPLCGNDFKKFKHVKKYISDLQEQLQTDEFSKYDAWYLVTTYGKQTESILELYAKIKGDKPKERMIRAEAQFTIAHEMALNPLDFFIRRTGRLYFDIHSVRKYKAPVFEEFQKAYNYSKEEMEAFSQELDTQLKEHSDFSLERD
- a CDS encoding META domain-containing protein — its product is MKTSIILFFAVIVLAESCGGPKSSEEALYGTTWELEYISGPRIAFDGLFPEKKPQITFDKESGKVSGTDSCNGYSADYELAENTIVFGDPGPTTMMFCGGSERQFLEMMKKIDGYSVEDGKLNLLVGEVPMMRFKKVEP